A window of Rhododendron vialii isolate Sample 1 chromosome 13a, ASM3025357v1 contains these coding sequences:
- the LOC131312702 gene encoding serine/threonine-protein kinase MHK isoform X1, producing the protein MEKYRVLEELGDGTCGSVYRAINMETSEIVAVKKMKRKFYSWEECMNLREVKSLRKLNHPNIIKLKEIVRENDELFFIFDYMEYNLYQIMSRKQKPFSEEEIRAFMSQVLQGLSHMHRNGYFHRDLKPENLLVTKDVIKIADFGLAREVSSIPPFTDYVSTRWYRAPEVLLQYSKYTPAIDMWAVGAVLAELFTMCPIFPGESEIDQLYKICCVLGAPDWTTFPEANALLIGISYSEIMPTNLSDIIPNASLEAIDLIKQLCSWDALRRPTADQCLLHPFFQVGMRIPRPVWDPLPLKLNSIGPTPNLELKLWDFGTQPDDCFLGLTLAVKPSVAKLDDFIPADISNTVSNGAGEDIMFCSGFRDHPQQSVFWSLLSPDHNGIAPPVESSLSLSFSPLPHSSIEVPQSAGFTISSMQPNILDNPFLAMSSPFQQGHFY; encoded by the exons ATGGAAAA ATATAGAGTTTTGGAGGAGCTTGGAGATGGTACTTGTGGCAGTGTATATAGAGCAATCAATATGGAAACATCTGAAATT GTCGCTGTgaagaaaatgaagagaaaattttattcctgGGAAGAGTGCATGAATCTACGAGAAGTTAAG TCCCTCCGTAAGTTGAATCATCCTAACATCATAAAGTTAAAGGAGATTGTCAGGGAAAATGATGAGCTTTTCTTCATATTTGACTACATG GAATATAATCTGTACCAAATAATGAGCAGAAAACAGAAGCCCTTTTCAGAAGAGGAGATTAGAGCTTTTATGTCTCAGGTTCTGCAAGGACTCTCTCACATGCACAGGAATGGATATTTTCACCGAGACTTAAAACCTG AGAATCTGCTGGTGACGAAGGATGTCATTAAAATTGCTGACTTTGGGCTGGCTAGAGAAGTGTCATCAATACCACCGTTTACCGATTATGTTTCCACTCGGTG GTATCGAGCTCCAGAAGTCTTGTTGCAGTACTCAAAATACACTCCTGCTATTG ACATGTGGGCTGTTGGCGCAGTACTGGCTGAGCTTTTCACTATGTGCCCCATTTTTCCTGGTGAAAG TGAAATAGATCAGTTGTACAAGATATGTTGTGTTCTTGGTGCACCGGATTGGACAACCTTTCCTGAAGCAAATGCTCTACTTATTGGTATTAGTTATTCAGAG ATTATGCCTACCAATCTCTCAGACATCATTCCAAATGCAAGCTTGGAAGCTATAGATCTGATAAAG CAACTTTGTTCCTGGGACGCACTAAGGAGGCCAACTGCAGACCAATGTTTGCTACATCCATTTTTCCAG GTTGGTATGCGGATTCCTCGTCCAGTATGGGATCCTCTTCCGCTGAAGCTAAATAGCATTG GACCTACACCAAATCTCGAGTTGAAACTATGGGACTTTGGCACTCAACCAGATGATTGTTTTCTTGGTTTGACCCTGGCAGTGAAACCCAGTGTGGCCAAATTGG ATGATTTCATCCCTGCAGACATTTCCAATACGGTATCTAATGGTGCAGGAGAG GATATAATGTTTTGCTCTGGTTTCCGGGATCATCCACAACAGTCAG TATTTTGGTCACTGCTTTCTCCTGATCATAATGGAATTGCCCCACCAGTAGAATCATCCTTGTCATTATCATTCag TCCACTCCCACATTCATCAATTGAAGTTCCTCAATCAGCTGGATTCACCATTTCATCTATGCAGCCTAATATCTTAGACAATCCATTTTTGGCCATGTCCTCCCCATTCCAACAGGGTCATTTTTATTAA
- the LOC131312701 gene encoding uncharacterized protein LOC131312701: MSRCFPFPPPGYEKKTTLADTDLLTKEKHKEKKHKKHKKNKEKSEGKEREKDKERSDRQPKEKKERKKKHKDRNNREREKKNDTVEKDIVRPSEGQNGEKLGSKCPESGATVDSKFFLELHKRIKEEGGARENQMLKSITVTYRTSGELAGRVVEINIVNSAEVKETYKNKKDGDRNINGEWNQVEVRGVENGFVQGFCVEDGFVQGFNRADQNRVGGVSGPVEKEVKKQREGEKKHKHKDGERQKSTDKPDYEDRAKEKEKEAKAKEKEPDKKQPILQGSDKDGVDSPILKPSPLLNDGNKSSTYNISLGKRKELEMNGFSHDRPNKLPRLISSSHQLVENARKLELCQSALQLACERQVAASTNHKVEAIISSSHQILPNRSKLESKPTSISNKTDKDARTNGFLEARQLNASSGKPLSTARSKEKVEASVKLPHPDSKYLSQVFHVPKVAEWCDFDDQEWLISNYKLHVKKPNAGPLEVDCSPQVWVQALRTESMDVAALPYVIPF; the protein is encoded by the exons ATGTCTCGCTGCTTTCCTTTTCCACCTCCAGGATATGAGAAGAAGACTACACTTGCTGATACGGACTTGCTAACCAAG GAGAAACACAAGGAGAAAAAGCATAAGAAGCACAAGAAGAACAAGGAAAAgagtgaaggaaaagaaagggaaaaggacAAAGAGAGAAGTGACAGACAacctaaagaaaagaaagaacgaaAGAAGAAGCATAAAGACCGGAATAATAGggaaagggagaagaaaaatGATACTGTCGAGAAAGATATTGTACGACCATCGGAGGGTCAAAATGGTGAGAAACTTGGTTCAAAATGCCCAGAGAGTGGTGCTACCGTTGACTCTAAGTTTTTTCTGGAGTTGCACAAGAGAATCAAAGAAGAAGGTGGAGCTAGAGAAAACCAAATGTTGAAGAGTATTACTGTTACATATCGGACGAGCGGTGAACTGGCTGGTAGGGTTGTGGAAATCAACATTGTGAATTCCGCTGAAGTGAAAGAAacttacaaaaataagaaagatgGTGATAGAAATATTAATGGAGAATGGAACCAAGTTGAGGTAAGAGGCGTGGAAAATGGTTTTGTTCAAGGTTTCTGTGTGGAAGATGGCTTTGTTCAAGGTTTCAATAGGGCGGATCAGAATAGAGTTGGGGGAGTTTCTGGACCAGTGGAAAAGGAAGTCAAAAAGCAGAGGGAGGGGGAAAAGAAGCATAAACACAAGGATGgtgaaagacaaaaaagtacAGATAAGCCAGATTATGAAGACAGGgcaaaagagaaggaaaaggagGCGAAAGCGAAAGAAAAAGAGCCAGACAAAAAGCAACCCATATTGCAAGGAAGCGACAAAGATGGCGTAGATAGTCCGATTCTTAAGCCATCTCCCCTTTTGAATGATGGAAACAAGAGTTCCACCTACAACATAAGTCTTGGCAAACGAAAAGAGCTTGAAATGAATGGATTTTCACATG ATCGGCCCAATAAATTGCCGAGACTCATCTCTTCCTCTCACCAGCTCGTGGAAAATGCAAGGAAATTGGAACTATGCCAGTCTGCTCTCCAGCTTGCATGCGAGAGGCAGGTGGCAGCCTCTACTAACCATAAGGTGGAGGCTATCATTTCTTCCTCTCACCAAATCCTGCCAAATAGAAGTAAATTAGAATCAAAACCAACTTCCATTAGCAACAAGACAGATAAGGACGCCAGGACTAATGGTTTTTTAGAGGCTCGACAACTCAATGCTTCCTCTGGTAAACCTTTGTCTACTGCTCGATCTAAAGAGAAAGTTGAAGCATCTGTGAAGCTTCCACATCCCGACTCTAAGTATCTGAGTCAAGTTTTTCATGTTCCCAAAGTGGCAGAGTGGTGTGATTTTGATGACCAGGAGTGGTTGATTAGCAACTATAAGCTTCACGTGAAGAAGCCCAATGCAGGTCCGTTAGAGGTTGATTGTTCCCCTCAGGTATGGGTACAAGCTTTACGGACAGAATCCATGGATGTTGCTGCTCTGCCATATGTCATACCTTTCTGA
- the LOC131312704 gene encoding pentatricopeptide repeat-containing protein At3g07290, mitochondrial: MLIHTNRLLKSRFKPSHVHKPHPFSMFSSTPLPSPPNQTVPTPLNDTVHHISSLITQPNWEQSNRLKSLVSHMPPHVASNVIARHSSNVELGVRFFTWVCKQSTYCYDFHCRVHLLKLMVFRNLFVVAHKAVVFLIKECSCNGEVEIVKLMGALDEMREVGFRLNYPSYSTLLMCLAKLSMGRSAFFVYRRMVDDGFVVGIVDYRSIVNALCKNAFVRAAEMVLSRILRVGFRLDVHICSSLVLGSCRVGDLKEAFRVFDIMSEQEGCKPNGVTYSVLIHGICEAGEIEEAFQLKEEMSEKGCPLSVRTYTVLIKALCDIGLTDKALGLLDEMVVKGCKPNNHTYTVLIDRLCGEGKIQEANGMFRKMLKDGLFPGIVTYNALINGYCKEGRVVSAFELLSVMERRNCRPLIRTYNELMEGLCIVNKPYKAMLLLRRVIDNGLLPDRVSYNILIDGFCKEGQLRMGFDILKSMEALGLGPDGLTCTAIIDGLCKQGRPEEANGVLGLMTKKGLSPDVVTLTALIDGYCKIGEVGTAFMLFERMVDRRYLTSPHIFNLFLDVLSKQTRLNETNAMVGKMFKYGLVPSVVTYTILIDGLCRVGCTKDSFNMVELMKQSGCLPNVYTYTVVIHGLCQLGGVEEAHALLFKMPLLGLSPNHITYTILVQAHVKSGRLDCAIKIVSSMVRNGIQPNNRIYHALLAGFVMSANKEGALSSFHDVAAKYSLIMKNDGDYFAEHVFREIDIGDAFELLDKIKECVGSTVELHNSLAMGLCKVGRMSEAGHLVQDMVIRGLVPDKSVCSLIIKHFCEEKNFDYCLGFMKLILDNGFIPSISCYCSLILGLRHKGKVQEAQRLVCDLFRYANIEEKAAVSPYIEFLVKEDEPFEFRELLRQVEQMYQNERPII, encoded by the coding sequence ATGTTGATTCACACCAACAGACTTCTCAAGTCACGCTTCAAACCTTCTCATGTCCACAAACCCCACCCCTTTTCCATGTTCTCATCAACTCCTCTTCCCTCTCCACCCAACCAAACAGTCCCAACTCCTCTGAACGACACCGTTCACCATATATCTTCTCTGATAACCCAACCCAACTGGGAACAAAGCAACCGCTTGAAATCACTCGTTTCTCACATGCCTCCCCACGTAGCTTCCAACGTAATTGCACGCCACAGCTCCAACGTTGAGCTGGGTGTGCGTTTTTTCACATGGGTATGCAAGCAATCCACTTACTGCTACGATTTCCACTGTAGAGTTCATCTGTTGAAGTTAATGGTTTTTCGTAACTTGTTTGTTGTTGCACATAAGGCCGTAGTTTTCTTGATTAAAGAGTGTAGTTGTAATGGCGAGGTTGAGATTGTCAAGTTGATGGGTGCTCTTGATGAAATGCGAGAGGTAGGGTTTAGGCTTAATTACCCTAGTTACAGCACTCTTTTGATGTGCTTAGCTAAGTTGAGCATGGGTCGATCGGCTTTTTTCGTGTATAGAAGAATGGTAGATGATGGGTTTGTTGTTGGCATTGTTGATTATAGGTCCATTGTTAATGCCCTGTGCAAGAATGCGTTTGTTCGAGCTGCTGAGATGGTTTTATCAAGAATTTTGAGGGTTGGGTTTCGTTTGGATGTCCATATTTGTTCCTCCTTGGTGTTGGGTAGTTGCAGGGTAGGTGATCTCAAAGAGGCCTTCCGAGTGTTTGACATAATGTCTGAGCAGGAGGGATGTAAGCCCAATGGTGTAACGTACTCAGTACTGATTCATGGGATATGTGAAGCCGGTGAGATTGAAGAGGCGTTTCAGTTGAAGGAAGAAATGAGTGAAAAGGGCTGCCCGCTGAGCGTGCGTACTTATACCGTCCTCATCAAAGCTCTTTGCGACATAGGATTGACTGACAAGGCTTTAGGCTTGCTTGATGAGATGGTTGTGAAGGGATGTAAACCGAATAATCACACTTATACAGTGTTGATAGATAGGTTGTGTGGAGAAGGAAAGATTCAGGAGGCAAATGGGATGTTCAGAAAGATGTTAAAAGACGGGTTGTTTCCTGGCATAGTAACCTACAATGCGTTAATCAATGGTTACTGCAAGGAAGGGAGGGTTGTCTCTGCTTTTGAGCTACTTAGTGTGATGGAAAGGAGAAATTGCAGACCTCTTATTCGCACCTACAATGAGCTAATGGAAGGCCTTTGCATTGTAAATAAGCCTTACAAAGCGATGTTGCTACTGAGAAGGGTCATTGATAATGGACTATTGCCTGATCGAGTTTCCTACAACATTCTGATCGATGGTTTTTGCAAGGAAGGGCAACTTAGAATGGGATTTGACATATTAAAATCAATGGAAGCACTTGGCCTTGGACCTGATGGTTTGACTTGTACTGCCATAATTGACGGGCTTTGCAAACAAGGGAGACCGGAGGAAGCAAATGGGGTCTTGGGTTTGATGACAAAGAAGGGACTATCACCTGATGTTGTAACATTGACTGCTCTTATTGATGGGTATTGCAAGATTGGTGAAGTTGGAACTGCATTTATGCTTTTTGAGAGAATGGTTGACCGTAGATATTTGACGAGCCCGCATATATTCAACTTATTCCTCGATGTTCTCAGCAAACAAACTAGGTTGAATGAAACAAATGCAATGGTGGGGAAGATGTTCAAGTATGGGTTAGTTCCTTCTGTAGTGACTTACACTATATTAATAGATGGGCTGTGTCGAGTAGGTTGTACTAAAGATTCCTTTAACATGGTAGAACTTATGAAACAAAGTGGGTGTCTCCCAAATGTTTACACATATACAGTTGTCATCCATGGCCTTTGCCAACTAGGAGGAGTAGAGGAAGCACATGCTCTTCTCTTCAAGATGCCCCTTTTAGGTCTATCTCCAAACCACATTACATACACTATACTGGTACAAGCACATGTTAAATCTGGTAGGTTGGATTGTGCAATTAAGATTGTGAGTTCAATGGTTAGAAATGGCATTCAACCAAACAATCGTATCTACCATGCATTGCTTGCAGGGTTTGTTATGTCAGCCAACAAGGAAGGAGCTCTGAGCTCTTTCCATGATGTAGCGGCTAAATACTCCCTTATAATGAAGAACGATGGTGATTACTTTGCTGAGCATGTTTTCAGAGAAATAGATATTGGCGATGCTTTTGAACTTCTAGATAAGATCAAGGAATGTGTGGGCTCCACGGTGGAGTTGCATAATTCTTTAGCAATGGGTTTATGCAAAGTGGGAAGAATGTCAGAAGCAGGTCATCTTGTCCAAGATATGGTGATACGTGGTCTTGTTCCTGACAAATCTGTCTGTTCTTTGATCATTAAGCACTtctgtgaggagaaaaattTTGATTACTGCCTTGGGTTCATGAAACTAATTCTCGACAATGGTTTTATTCCATCCATTTCGTGTTACTGTTCTTTGATACTTGGTCTTCGCCACAAAGGAAAGGTTCAAGAAGCACAAAGACTGGTCTGTGATCTCTTCAGATATGCTAATATTGAGGAGAAAGCTGCAGTATCACCTTATATTGAATTCTTAGTTAAGGAAGATGAACCCTTTGAGTTCCGTGAGCTTCTAAGACAAGTTGAGCAAATGTATCAGAATGAGAGGCCAATTATCTAA
- the LOC131312702 gene encoding serine/threonine-protein kinase MHK isoform X2: MEKYRVLEELGDGTCGSVYRAINMETSEIVAVKKMKRKFYSWEECMNLREVKSLRKLNHPNIIKLKEIVRENDELFFIFDYMEYNLYQIMSRKQKPFSEEEIRAFMSQVLQGLSHMHRNGYFHRDLKPENLLVTKDVIKIADFGLAREVSSIPPFTDYVSTRWYRAPEVLLQYSKYTPAIDMWAVGAVLAELFTMCPIFPGESEIDQLYKICCVLGAPDWTTFPEANALLIGISYSEIMPTNLSDIIPNASLEAIDLIKQLCSWDALRRPTADQCLLHPFFQVGMRIPRPVWDPLPLKLNSIGPTPNLELKLWDFGTQPDDCFLGLTLAVKPSVAKLDISNTVSNGAGEDIMFCSGFRDHPQQSVFWSLLSPDHNGIAPPVESSLSLSFSPLPHSSIEVPQSAGFTISSMQPNILDNPFLAMSSPFQQGHFY; this comes from the exons ATGGAAAA ATATAGAGTTTTGGAGGAGCTTGGAGATGGTACTTGTGGCAGTGTATATAGAGCAATCAATATGGAAACATCTGAAATT GTCGCTGTgaagaaaatgaagagaaaattttattcctgGGAAGAGTGCATGAATCTACGAGAAGTTAAG TCCCTCCGTAAGTTGAATCATCCTAACATCATAAAGTTAAAGGAGATTGTCAGGGAAAATGATGAGCTTTTCTTCATATTTGACTACATG GAATATAATCTGTACCAAATAATGAGCAGAAAACAGAAGCCCTTTTCAGAAGAGGAGATTAGAGCTTTTATGTCTCAGGTTCTGCAAGGACTCTCTCACATGCACAGGAATGGATATTTTCACCGAGACTTAAAACCTG AGAATCTGCTGGTGACGAAGGATGTCATTAAAATTGCTGACTTTGGGCTGGCTAGAGAAGTGTCATCAATACCACCGTTTACCGATTATGTTTCCACTCGGTG GTATCGAGCTCCAGAAGTCTTGTTGCAGTACTCAAAATACACTCCTGCTATTG ACATGTGGGCTGTTGGCGCAGTACTGGCTGAGCTTTTCACTATGTGCCCCATTTTTCCTGGTGAAAG TGAAATAGATCAGTTGTACAAGATATGTTGTGTTCTTGGTGCACCGGATTGGACAACCTTTCCTGAAGCAAATGCTCTACTTATTGGTATTAGTTATTCAGAG ATTATGCCTACCAATCTCTCAGACATCATTCCAAATGCAAGCTTGGAAGCTATAGATCTGATAAAG CAACTTTGTTCCTGGGACGCACTAAGGAGGCCAACTGCAGACCAATGTTTGCTACATCCATTTTTCCAG GTTGGTATGCGGATTCCTCGTCCAGTATGGGATCCTCTTCCGCTGAAGCTAAATAGCATTG GACCTACACCAAATCTCGAGTTGAAACTATGGGACTTTGGCACTCAACCAGATGATTGTTTTCTTGGTTTGACCCTGGCAGTGAAACCCAGTGTGGCCAAATTGG ACATTTCCAATACGGTATCTAATGGTGCAGGAGAG GATATAATGTTTTGCTCTGGTTTCCGGGATCATCCACAACAGTCAG TATTTTGGTCACTGCTTTCTCCTGATCATAATGGAATTGCCCCACCAGTAGAATCATCCTTGTCATTATCATTCag TCCACTCCCACATTCATCAATTGAAGTTCCTCAATCAGCTGGATTCACCATTTCATCTATGCAGCCTAATATCTTAGACAATCCATTTTTGGCCATGTCCTCCCCATTCCAACAGGGTCATTTTTATTAA
- the LOC131312705 gene encoding chloroplast envelope quinone oxidoreductase homolog codes for MAGKRMHAVQYNCYGGGPAGLTHVEVTARNPKKDEVLIKVEAASLNPVDWKMQKGALSPILPSKFPYIPLTDVAGEVVEVGFGVKKFKPGDKVVAYLSPFRGGGLAEFAVAKENLTVPRPPEVSAAETAGLPVAGLTAHQALTRSAGVKLDGSGPRKNLLITAASGGVGHYAVQLAKLGNTHVTATCGARNLDFVKGLGADEVLDYKTPDGAALKSPSGQKYDAVIHCATGTPFSAFKPNLSPTGKVIDLTPSFGSFMTFAMKKLICSKKQLVPFFVVPKGENLDYLVQLVKEGKLKTVIDSKHPLSEAEEAWAKSIDGHATGKIIVEP; via the exons ATGGCCGGGAAGCGGATGCACGCGGTTCAGTACAACTGCTACGGAGGAGGACCCGCTGGTCTCAcg CATGTCGAGGTTACTGCTCGTAACCCAAAAAAGGACGAGGTGTTGATAAAAGTGGAAGCAGCTAGTTTGAATCCGGTTGATTGGAAAATGCAGAAAGGCGCGCTGAGTCCGATTTTACCTTCCAAATTTCCTTACATACCTC TAACTGATGTGGCAGGAGAAGTAGTGGAGGTTGGATTTGGAGTCAAGAAATTTAAACCTGGTGACAAAGTTGTAGCCTATCTTAGTCCTTTT AGGGGAGGTGGTCTTGCTGAGTTTGCTGTGGCCAAGGAGAATCTGACAGTTCCAAGGCCTCCCGAGGTATCAGCAGCAGAAACCGCGGGCCTACCTGTTGCTGGCCTAACGGCCCACCAGGCCCTTACCCGGTCGGCTGGGGTCAAGCTTGATGGAAGTGGACCACGGAAAAATCTTCTGATCACGGCTGCCTCCGGTGGAGTAGGCCACTATGCAGTTCAACTAGCAAAGTTAGGAAACACGCATGTGACGGCCACTTGTGGGGCCCGCAACTTGGATTTTGTGAAGGGCTTGGGGGCTGATGAGGTATTGGACTACAAAACACCTGATGGGGCAGCTCTGAAAAGCCCATCCGGCCAGAAATATGATGCTGTTATCCACTGTGCCACGGGCACTCCTTTCTCTGCTTTCAAGCCTAATCTAAGCCCGACTGGGAAGGTGATAGATCTGACTCCAAGTTTTGGTTCTTTCATGACTTTCGCCATGAAGAAACTGATATGCTCTAAGAAGCAGCTGGTGCCGTTTTTTGTAGTTCCGAAAGGTGAGAACCTTGATTATCTTGTGCAGTTGGTGAAGGAAGGGAAGCTTAAGACGGTTATAGACTCGAAGCATCCTTTGAGTGAGGCTGAAGAAGCTTGGGCGAAGAGCATTGACGGTCATGCCACCGGGAAAATCATTGTGGAGCCTTGA
- the LOC131312706 gene encoding chloroplast envelope quinone oxidoreductase homolog: MRGESIKGKMAGKLMHAVQYDHYGGGTAGLKHVEVPVPTPKKYEVLLKVEAASLNPVDWKMQKGMLRPILPSKFPYIPVTDVAGEVVEVGFGVKKFKSGDKVVAYLSPFSGGGLAEFAVAKENLTVPRPPEVSAAEGAGLPVAGLTAHQALTQSAGVKLEGSGPRKNLLITAASGGVGLYAVQLAKLGNTYVTATCGARNLDFVKGLGADEVLDYKTPDGAALKSPSGQKYDAVIHCAMGIPFSAFEPNLSPNGKVIDLTPSFGSFMTSAVKKLTCSKKQLVLLLAAPKGENLDYLMQLVKEGKLKTVIDSKYPLSKAEEAWAKSMDGHATGKIIVEP; this comes from the exons ATGAGAGGAGAATCAATCAAAGGCAAAATGGCCGGAAAACTGATGCATGCGGTTCAGTACGACCACTACGGAGGAGGAACCGCTGGTTTGAAG CATGTCGAGGTTCCTGTTCCTACCCCAAAAAAGTATGAGGTTTTGCTAAAAGTTGAAGCAGCTAGTTTGAATCCAGTTGATTGGAAAATGCAGAAAGGCATGCTCCGTCCTATTTTACCTTCCAAATTTCCTTACATACCCG TTACTGATGTAGCAGGAGAAGTAGTAGAGGTTGGATTTGGAGTCAAGAAATTTAAATCTGGTGACAAAGTTGTAGCCTATCTTAGTCCTTTT AGTGGAGGTGGGCTAGCTGAGTTTGCTGTGGCCAAGGAGAATCTGACAGTTCCAAGGCCTCCTGAGGTATCAGCAGCTGAAGGGGCGGGACTACCTGTCGCGGGCCTTACGGCCCACCAGGCACTTACCCAGTCGGCTGGGGTTAAGCTTGAAGGAAGTGGACCACGGAAAAATCTTCTGATCACGGCTGCCTCCGGCGGAGTAGGCCTCTATGCAGTTCAACTAGCGAAGCTAGGAAACACATACGTGACGGCCACTTGTGGGGCCCGCAACTTGGATTTCGTGAAGGGCTTGGGGGCTGATGAGGTATTGGACTACAAAACGCCTGATGGAGCTGCTCTGAAAAGCCCATCCGGCCAGAAATACGATGCTGTTATCCACTGTGCCATGGGCATTCCTTTCTCTGCTTTCGAGCCTAATCTGAGCCCAAATGGGAAGGTGATAGATCTGACTCCGAGTTTTGGTTCTTTCATGACTTCTGCCGTGAAGAAACTGACATGCTCGAAGAAGCAGTTGGTGCTGCTTTTGGCAGCTCCGAAAGGTGAGAACCTGGATTATCTTATGCAGTTGGTGAAGGAAGGGAAGCTTAAGACTGTTATAGACTCGAAGTATCCTTTGAGTAAGGCTGAAGAAGCTTGGGCGAAGAGCATGGATGGTCATGCCACTGGGAAAATCATTGTGGAGCCTTGA
- the LOC131312702 gene encoding serine/threonine-protein kinase MHK isoform X3, whose protein sequence is MKRKFYSWEECMNLREVKSLRKLNHPNIIKLKEIVRENDELFFIFDYMEYNLYQIMSRKQKPFSEEEIRAFMSQVLQGLSHMHRNGYFHRDLKPENLLVTKDVIKIADFGLAREVSSIPPFTDYVSTRWYRAPEVLLQYSKYTPAIDMWAVGAVLAELFTMCPIFPGESEIDQLYKICCVLGAPDWTTFPEANALLIGISYSEIMPTNLSDIIPNASLEAIDLIKQLCSWDALRRPTADQCLLHPFFQVGMRIPRPVWDPLPLKLNSIGPTPNLELKLWDFGTQPDDCFLGLTLAVKPSVAKLDDFIPADISNTVSNGAGEDIMFCSGFRDHPQQSVFWSLLSPDHNGIAPPVESSLSLSFSPLPHSSIEVPQSAGFTISSMQPNILDNPFLAMSSPFQQGHFY, encoded by the exons atgaagagaaaattttattcctgGGAAGAGTGCATGAATCTACGAGAAGTTAAG TCCCTCCGTAAGTTGAATCATCCTAACATCATAAAGTTAAAGGAGATTGTCAGGGAAAATGATGAGCTTTTCTTCATATTTGACTACATG GAATATAATCTGTACCAAATAATGAGCAGAAAACAGAAGCCCTTTTCAGAAGAGGAGATTAGAGCTTTTATGTCTCAGGTTCTGCAAGGACTCTCTCACATGCACAGGAATGGATATTTTCACCGAGACTTAAAACCTG AGAATCTGCTGGTGACGAAGGATGTCATTAAAATTGCTGACTTTGGGCTGGCTAGAGAAGTGTCATCAATACCACCGTTTACCGATTATGTTTCCACTCGGTG GTATCGAGCTCCAGAAGTCTTGTTGCAGTACTCAAAATACACTCCTGCTATTG ACATGTGGGCTGTTGGCGCAGTACTGGCTGAGCTTTTCACTATGTGCCCCATTTTTCCTGGTGAAAG TGAAATAGATCAGTTGTACAAGATATGTTGTGTTCTTGGTGCACCGGATTGGACAACCTTTCCTGAAGCAAATGCTCTACTTATTGGTATTAGTTATTCAGAG ATTATGCCTACCAATCTCTCAGACATCATTCCAAATGCAAGCTTGGAAGCTATAGATCTGATAAAG CAACTTTGTTCCTGGGACGCACTAAGGAGGCCAACTGCAGACCAATGTTTGCTACATCCATTTTTCCAG GTTGGTATGCGGATTCCTCGTCCAGTATGGGATCCTCTTCCGCTGAAGCTAAATAGCATTG GACCTACACCAAATCTCGAGTTGAAACTATGGGACTTTGGCACTCAACCAGATGATTGTTTTCTTGGTTTGACCCTGGCAGTGAAACCCAGTGTGGCCAAATTGG ATGATTTCATCCCTGCAGACATTTCCAATACGGTATCTAATGGTGCAGGAGAG GATATAATGTTTTGCTCTGGTTTCCGGGATCATCCACAACAGTCAG TATTTTGGTCACTGCTTTCTCCTGATCATAATGGAATTGCCCCACCAGTAGAATCATCCTTGTCATTATCATTCag TCCACTCCCACATTCATCAATTGAAGTTCCTCAATCAGCTGGATTCACCATTTCATCTATGCAGCCTAATATCTTAGACAATCCATTTTTGGCCATGTCCTCCCCATTCCAACAGGGTCATTTTTATTAA